In the Flavobacterium sp. 90 genome, CAATCCTTTAATTTAAGTAATCATACGTTGCATATTCTAAAATGAAACCATCTTTACATCTACTTGAATCTAAAATTATTGAATAACTTGTAATGAACTCAAAAAGTAATTTTTACATTTACAATTCTGCTTTTAATATTATGAATCAAAAGAACATTCCTTTTAATGTTTTAGAAAAATGGCTTAAAGCATGGTCATTATCAAGAGAATTACCATTGCCTGTAAAATACAAATCAGGACTTATGGTAGAAGTTGGTTATGAAGATCAAAAAAGACGTTATGTTTTTACCGAACTAAATATTGATTTTTTAGAATTATCAGAATCTATAAATCAGCCTGGGATTTTTCTAAAAGTTTGCGCTTCTGCTGATACATTAAAAAACAGAATCTCTCAAAAATGGAATATTCAGCCACAAGGTTATATGATGACTTGTTTTCAACCAATGAATATTCCAAATCACAGTTTAAACGATAATTATAAATTAGAATTTGAGCACTATAATAGTACTTATTTGGTTCGAATTGTTACTCTAGAAGGCGAATTAGCTTCGACAGGACGCATTATTCTTGTCGATGATTTAGCAGTTTATGATCGAATTTCGACCGAACCTCAACATAAAAGATTGGGGCTTGCTTCTATACTAATAAAAGAACTCGAGAAGATTGCTTTAGCAAATGGTATACGCAATAATTTTTTGGTTGCAACCGAAGAAGGCAAATTATTATATGAATCTCTTGGATGGGAAGTTTACTGTCCTTATACCTCTATTGTAATTCCTGACGAGAATTAAAGCTATTTTTTGAACTATTAAGAATAAAAAAAACCGTTTCAAATTTTACTCTGAAACGGCTTATTTATATTAAAATTAAAATTTCATTTTCTGAATTCTGACGGCATTTAATATCGCCAATAATGCAACGCCAACATCGGCAAAAACGGCTTCCCACATTGTGGCTAATCCACCGGCGCCAAGAATCAGTACAAAAGCTTTTACAACAAAAGCTAAAGTAATATTTTGCCAAACGATTTTTTTAGTCTGTTTCCCAATATTAATCGCCATTGGAATTTTACTTGGTCTATCGTCCTGAATTACAATATCGGCAGTTTCGATTGTGGCGTCACTTCCTAATCCTCCCATCGCAATTCCAACGGTACTTAAAGCGATAACAGGCGCATCATTTACACCATCGCCGACAAAAGCTACGGTTTCATTTTTCGCTTTTATTTCGTTTAGTTTATCGACTTTCCCTTCCGGAAGTAAATCTCCAAAAGCATTTGAAATCCCTAATTTATCGGCAACAAATTGCACAACATTCGTTTTATCTCCGCTTAACATTGTTACTTTTACACCCAAAGCCTTAAGTTTGTTTACAGCTTCCTGAGCATCCGCTTTTATTTCGTCTGCAATGGTCAAATATCCGGCAAATTTCTTGTCGTAAGCAATTGCAATCGTCGTGTAAACTACTGAATTTGGATCAATATCATATTTAATATTGAATTTATCCATTAATTTAAAATTCCCAACGTGCAGTTCTTTTCCGTTAATTTCTGCTTTTAATCCATGTCCCGAAATTTCTTCAACATTTTTTAATTCTATAGAAGCATCTATTTTCCCTACATGATTATGAATCGCCGTTGCAACGGGATGTGTACTTTGACTTTCTAAGACATTGACGAATTTTAAGATTTCTTCTTTATCGAAATTATCAGCAATAATAACTTCCTGAACTTTAAAAACACCTTCGGTCATTGTTCCGGTTTTGTCCATCACAACATTCTGAATCGTTGAAATACTATCCAAAAAATTACTGCCTTTAAATAGGATTCCATTTTTACTTGCAGCGCCAATTCCGCCAAAATAACCCAACGGAATACTAATAACCAAAGCACAAGGACATGAAATTACCAAGAAAACTAAAGCTCTGTACAACCAATCACTAAAAACATAATTGTCAACAAAAAGCCATGGTAATACACAAATGGCAATTGCCAAATAAACGACAATTGGTGTATAAATCTTGGCAAATTT is a window encoding:
- a CDS encoding GNAT family N-acetyltransferase; its protein translation is MNQKNIPFNVLEKWLKAWSLSRELPLPVKYKSGLMVEVGYEDQKRRYVFTELNIDFLELSESINQPGIFLKVCASADTLKNRISQKWNIQPQGYMMTCFQPMNIPNHSLNDNYKLEFEHYNSTYLVRIVTLEGELASTGRIILVDDLAVYDRISTEPQHKRLGLASILIKELEKIALANGIRNNFLVATEEGKLLYESLGWEVYCPYTSIVIPDEN
- a CDS encoding heavy metal translocating P-type ATPase, with the translated sequence MEHTHTEEKIIKKKPKQSTCCCSHDEPVHSENDGHDHGDGHDHEHNADGSLFKMFLPAIISFVLLLIGIGLDNYFPQDWFSGYVRIAWYVIAYLPVGLPVLREAYESIMKGDVFSEFFLMCIATIGAFAIGQYPEGVAVMLFYTIGENFQGLAVSRAKSNIKSLLDQRPDEVSILENNVATKVKAADAKIGSIIQLKAGEKLGLDGELLSDTASFNTAALTGESKPDTKVKGETVLAGMINGNTIALVKVTTAYNDSKLSKILEMVQNATTKKAPAELFIRKFAKIYTPIVVYLAIAICVLPWLFVDNYVFSDWLYRALVFLVISCPCALVISIPLGYFGGIGAASKNGILFKGSNFLDSISTIQNVVMDKTGTMTEGVFKVQEVIIADNFDKEEILKFVNVLESQSTHPVATAIHNHVGKIDASIELKNVEEISGHGLKAEINGKELHVGNFKLMDKFNIKYDIDPNSVVYTTIAIAYDKKFAGYLTIADEIKADAQEAVNKLKALGVKVTMLSGDKTNVVQFVADKLGISNAFGDLLPEGKVDKLNEIKAKNETVAFVGDGVNDAPVIALSTVGIAMGGLGSDATIETADIVIQDDRPSKIPMAINIGKQTKKIVWQNITLAFVVKAFVLILGAGGLATMWEAVFADVGVALLAILNAVRIQKMKF